In Streptomyces sp. NBC_01381, the sequence CCTGGCCGACACCCTCTACTCCTTCGGCATCGCCCACCCCGGCGCGATCACCCTGAACAACTTCCCGCGCGCGCTGCAGCGCTTCGAGCGCGACGGGGAGATCATCGACCTGTCCGTCGTCGACCTCGTGCGCACCCGCAGGCGGGGCGTGCCGCGCTACAACGACTTCCGCGCGGGCCTGCACAAGCCGCGGATCAGCCGCTTCGAGGACCTGACCCAGGACCCCGAGACCCTCGCGCGCCTCAAGGACGTCTACGACTCGGTCGACGAGATCGACACTGTGGTCGGCCTGTTCGCCGAGAACCCGCCGACCGGCTTCGGCTTCAGCGACACCGCCTTCCGCATCTTCATCCTGATGGCCACGCGCCGCCTGCAGAGCGACCGCTTCCTGACCGTCGACTACCGCCCCGAGATCTACACGCCGCTCGGCATGGACTGGGTCGAGAAGGGCGGCATGAAATCCGTCATCCTGCGGCACGCCCCGGACCTCGCGGGGCTGCTGCCGCGCGACGCGAGCGCGTTCGCGCCGTGGCGGCAGGTGCAGCCGATGCGGGACGGCGGCAGCGATGCCGCGGGATGACGGCGGGGACGGGCCCCGGGCGGACGGGCACCACCCGGGGCTCGACGACCTCTTCGTACGCCCCCTCCTGGAGACGGTCTGGCGCCGCCGCACCCACCGGGTGAGCCGCGGCGCCAACGTCCCCGCGGGGTCGATGAGTCACGTGTCCGAGCAGGCCCCGCAGCCGCTCACCGAACTGGAGGAGGCGGTCCTGATCGCCCTGACCGGCTGCACCGGTCTGACGATGCCGGACCGCCCCTTCGACGACCCCCGCAACGGCAAACCGATCATGGCGAAGCCGAACCTGACGATGGCGGGGCGCACGGCAGGCAGCCCCGACAACGCGCAGGGCACGCACTTCTTCCTGATCAACGACACGGGGACGTACTACCTGCGCAAGCTGGACCCGGCGCCCGGGGAACCCTTCGACGCGCTGACCCTGACCGACCGCGCACGGCAGTCCAAGGTCCAGGTCCTCGACCACCGTCTCGACGTCGCCGAGGGCCTGCGGGACTTCCCCGCCTACCTGGACTCGAACCGCTTCCTGTCCAACCTTCCCGGTACGACGCTGCTGTTCCCGGTGGTGGACCTCTCCCACCAGTACATCAACGCCCTGATGTACCTGCTCACGCAGCCGGACGGCGCCCGCCCCACCCTGGTCGACGACCGCAACTTCTACCGCCCGGCGGGCGTGAAGAAGTGGATCCGCAACGGCTTCCTGAACGAGAAGCTGAAACTGCCCCTGGGTGCGCTCGGCCCCCTGCGCACCCAGATCGAGGCGGACCTGCTCCTCCAGAACCTCATGCTGGTGGCCGACGCGATGGGCCTCGGCGCCTGGATCCACGCCTCCATCAACCCCCAAATAGCCCTGGGCGACCCGAAGTTCAGCCGCGCCTACGGCAAGATGCTGGGCTTCACCTTCGTCACCCCGCGCTGGCGCATCGCCGACCTGTGGCGCTGGCACATCCCTCTTCCCAAGTACGCCAACGTCCGCTCGCACCCGGTGGGCCTCAAGGCACCGAATGGCGAGCAGCTGATCTCCGCCATGTGCCCGCCCGCGTTCGCGTCGATGTCCGACGCGGTGGATGCCGTCATCCGCGAGAAGTTCGGCCCCGGCGGCGTCTACGGCGACAAGGACGTCTTCTCCCGCATCTACCGCGAGGACTACGGCCGGCGCTACCTGGCGGAGGCGAGCGAGTACGAGGACCGGGTCGTCGAATGCGCCCGCGACATCTGCGCGTACATCCTGCGCACCCACCGCCGCTTCCCCGCGCACACGGACGCGATCCACGTCCCCGGCGTCTGGCTGCAGGCGCACCACGTGGAGCGGCCCTACTACGAGAAGTACTTCACGAACGGCCTGACGGACGCGCATCGCCGGCACGGGGAGCTGTGGGACGACTAGCCCTCATACCGTCCAACTCACCCTCCCTTGGCCGAAGATCACCCACGGCCCTCGGTCAGTAACCCACAGGGTTGATCGATACCACTGCCTACCCGATAAGCTCCGTGCCGGCACCCCGAGTTGACCCGATTTGCGGTCTGTCGCGTCCCGCGGCGCTGTCGCTCTGTCGCACGGGGGATCACGCAAAGGCGTGGCAGTGGCGGCTCGACCGGCAGCAGGCCCTCATGGCCCGCTTGGCGGACGACTTCCTGCCCAAGGCCTTCGAGGGCCTGCGAGGCGATCGACGACGTCATGCCGCTCGCGCCCGATCGAGAGACCGAGATCACACCGGAGTTCAGGCTCGAACTCCGCAAGGTCCTGCGAACCGCCCTGATCGCGGTCGAGGAAGAGTTCAACCGCAGCACCTCCGCCGAGCAGGTCGTCATCAGCATCGGAAGCCGGATCCACGTACTGACCGGAAAGATCCGTGGCCGTCTGCACGAGATGCAGGGCGAGCACGGCAGGACCCCGGCCGTCGCCCAGGGCCTGATGGAGCTCGACCAGGCGATCGGCCCCGCCGACTGTCTGGCCGCCAGCATCGGCGTGCTCGGCGGCACGGACCGTCCTGGACGTCAGTGACAGGAGTCGTACTTCAGCCCGCTACCCGCCGTCTCGGTGACGGGACCGACTGAAGCCCAGATGAAGCCCCAGCCGCCCGCCGGTCAGGACGAGCCCGTCGCTGTACTCGCCCAGCCGGGAGAGACCGATGTCGAGGACGCCGCGGATGTCACGCCGGGCGGCCTGCCCAGGCGCAGGAGAAGGCGCACCGATTCCCCGAGAGGGGCCGAAAGCAGGTCAGAAGCCACGACGGCCACTCCCGCGCAGCCCGTAGCGCCACCGGACGCGGCCTTCGCCACCGCTGGACGAGAGACCGACGAGCCCCGCACCGAAGAGAGCGACTAGCCACATGACGCAACACGAAACCGACGTGAGCTGGGCGCTCCGCGATCTGACCGAGAGCATCCAGGAGATCCGCTTCGCCCTGGTCGCGTCGAGCGACGGCAAGGCCATCACGTCGTACGGAGCCGACGACCCGGACGACGTGGACGGCGGGCATCTGTTCGTGGTGCGGGCCGGAGTGGAGACGTACCTCGGCGTCCTCGCCAAGGAAGGGCTCGATCAAGGGCTGCTCGGTCACCAGATGAGGGACCTGTCCCGCAGGATGGGTGAGCTCCTCGGCACCACTCCGCGCCAGGAGGAGCAGTCTGGATGAGCGGCCCTCACCGGTCCGGCCCCCCACGGCCCACGGAACCGCCCGGTCTCGAGCGCTACTACGTGCTCACCGGCGGTCGCAGTGGTCCCGGCGGGCCGGCCGCCGGTCTCGACGTGGCGACCCTCATCATCTCTCGCTCCGCCCCCTCCCTCGCCCACGGCATGCAGCACGAGCACAAAGAGATCGTCCGCCGGTGCCGGGATCCACTGTCGGTGGCCGAACTGGGCGCCCATCTCGGACTGGAGTTCAAAGGCTTTGACCGTCCGGACCAGCCGACGACAGATGGCTCACAACTGCCCGCCGAGAGCCGCTCGGTCAAAGTGATGATCGCCGGGGGCTTCGGCACCGGCAAGACCACCATGGTCCGCTCCGTGAGCGACATCAAACCGCTCACCACCGAGGAGACCCTGACCCAGGCGAGCATCGACGTCGGCCACCTCATCGGCGTCGCGGACAAGACCGAGACCACGGTCAGCCTGGACTTCGGACGGATCGGACTCGACGAACAGCTGGTGCTCTACCTGTTCGGCACGCCGGGCCAGGAGCGCTTCCGGTTCCTGTGGAACGGCCTGTTCAAGGGGGCGCTCGGCGCGGCCGTCCTGGTGGACACGCGGCGCCTCGCGTCCAGCTTCCGGGCGATCGAGGAGATGGAGCGGCAGGGCGTGCCGTTCGTCATCGCCCTGATCCGCCATCTCAAGGAGCGGTCCGCCGCCATCCTGGAGGCCGCTCGATGAAGTCCCCGCTCCCGGACGTCGATGCTGTGGGGTGTGGGTCGCGCTCCAGACTGGTGGGGCCCAGGGAGCATGACGCGAAGAGCGGGCCAGGAGATCCTGGCCCGCTCTTCGCGGTGTAACTCTGTGTCCGAGGGGGGACTTGAACCCCCACGCCCGATAAAGGGCACTAGCACCTCAAGCTAGCGCGTCTGCCATTCCGCCACCCGGACCAGGTGGTGTCTGTCGCGGTTTCCCGCGGCGACGTGGAAAACCATAGCAAACATTCGGGGCCCTCTGATCACACAGGTCACGCGCGTGAACGGCGTATGTCGGCCGGTGCCCGGCCTTGGGTGTCAGGGGGTGGGCGCGGGAGGATGAAGGGGACCACCAGGAGCGATAGCGGGAGGAACCAGCGTGAGCGAGTCGAGCAGGGCCGACAGGGCAGGCAAGACGGACCGGTCGCAGCCCGTGACCGGCGAGGACGAGGTCGTCGATCTCTGCCGCGATCTCATCCGCATCGACACCAGCAACTACGGCGACCACTCCGGCCCCGGCGAGCGCAAGGCGGCCGAGTACGTCGCGGAGAAGCTCGCCGAGGTGGGTCTGGAGCCGCATATCTTCGAATCGCACCCCGGACGGGCCTCCACGGTGGCGCGCATCGAGGGCGAGGACCGCTCCCGGCCCGCGCTGCTCATCCACGGCCACACCGATGTCGTACCGGCGAACGCCCAGGACTGGACGCACCACCCCTTCTCCGGGGAGATCGCGGACGGCTGTGTCTGGGGCCGTGGCGCCGTCGACATGAAGGACATGGACGCGATGACCCTCGCGGTCGTGCGCGACCGCATGCGCAGCGGCCGCAAGCCCCCGCGCGACATCGTGCTGTCGTTCATGGCCGACGAGGAGGCCGGCGGCACGTACGGCGCCCGGTACCTGGTCGACAACCACCGGGAGCTCTTCGACGGCGTCACGGAGGCGATCAGCGAGGTCGGCGGCTTCTCCTTCACCGTCAACGAGCAGCTGCGGCTCTACCTCGTCGAGACGGCCCAGAAGGGCATGCACTGGATGAAGCTGACCGTGGACGGCACCGCGGGCCACGGTTCGATGATCCACAAGGACAACGCCATCACCGAACTGTCCGAGGCGGTCGGGCGGTTGGGGCGGCACAAGTTCCCGGTGCGGGTCACCAAGACGCTGCGGCACTTCCTCGACGAGCTCGGCGACGCCCTCGGCACCGAGCTCGACCCCGAGAACATGGACGAGACGCTCGCCAAGCTCGGCGGCATCGCCAAGCTCATCGGCGCCTCGCTGCAGAACACCGCCAACC encodes:
- a CDS encoding roadblock/LC7 domain-containing protein codes for the protein MTQHETDVSWALRDLTESIQEIRFALVASSDGKAITSYGADDPDDVDGGHLFVVRAGVETYLGVLAKEGLDQGLLGHQMRDLSRRMGELLGTTPRQEEQSG
- a CDS encoding ATP/GTP-binding protein, yielding MEFKGFDRPDQPTTDGSQLPAESRSVKVMIAGGFGTGKTTMVRSVSDIKPLTTEETLTQASIDVGHLIGVADKTETTVSLDFGRIGLDEQLVLYLFGTPGQERFRFLWNGLFKGALGAAVLVDTRRLASSFRAIEEMERQGVPFVIALIRHLKERSAAILEAAR
- a CDS encoding M20/M25/M40 family metallo-hydrolase — protein: MTGEDEVVDLCRDLIRIDTSNYGDHSGPGERKAAEYVAEKLAEVGLEPHIFESHPGRASTVARIEGEDRSRPALLIHGHTDVVPANAQDWTHHPFSGEIADGCVWGRGAVDMKDMDAMTLAVVRDRMRSGRKPPRDIVLSFMADEEAGGTYGARYLVDNHRELFDGVTEAISEVGGFSFTVNEQLRLYLVETAQKGMHWMKLTVDGTAGHGSMIHKDNAITELSEAVGRLGRHKFPVRVTKTLRHFLDELGDALGTELDPENMDETLAKLGGIAKLIGASLQNTANPTQLGAGYKVNVIPGQATAHVDGRFLPGYEEEFLADLDRILGPNVKREDVHADKALETTFDGALVDAMQTALQAEDPIARAVPYMLSAGTDAKSFDDLGIRGFGFAPLKLPPELDFAGMFHGVDERVPVDGLKFGVRVLDRFIDAS